The genomic region CAGCCTATGTGGGGGTAGCGAAACACTCGCTGCTCCCACATAGAGGAGAAGAAGATGACCGATTCAAGCTGCCAGAACCAGCAAATTTTAATGAATGGGTTATTGCCCTTTCCCATGCAATTGCATCAGCAAGCCATCGACCATCTCATCAGCGGGCATGGTTAAAGCCCTCTGTTGGAATCTGAGAACACTCACAAGCGGCATATCACCAAGCATGGCCATCAAATCCATACTGGCGTCCTCGTCATCGCCCGTGCCGAAGAGTTCTCGACTCCGGGCCTGGATCTGCTCGTAAATCGGCATCAAGACCACGCTGCTGCGCGGATCGGCCAGCCACTCGCGAATCGTAGATTCTCGATCGATCAAGCACGGCAGCTCGAGGGTCGATTCCAGAGTCACGGTCAAAGAGCAGCGGATATCCGCAGCCGAGGCGCCGATGAGAATATCGAAATCCCCGTCCTCGGTTATCCACTGCCTGTATCTCGGGTGGTAGTAGGCAAACGAACGGAAATCCAGATCGATCGAAATGGATTTTGTTTCGCCGGGTTCAAGCGCGACCTTCGCAAAACCTTTCAATTCCTTTTCCGGACGCATCAACTCAGATTCGTGATCGCGCACATAAACCTGAACGATTTCCTTCCCGGCCATACCGCCCGTGTTCGTGACGTCCACAGACACCGTCAGGCCGTCAACGTCTTTGATGGACGAAGCGGAGACCCGGGGATTGTCATACGCAAAACTCGTGTAACTCAATCCGTGGCCGAAGGGGAAGAGCACCGGCATCTCTTTCGCATCATAGTAACGATAGCCGATGAAAATCCCCTCGCCGTATCGGACTTCACCGGCGCCGCCCGGCCAATTGATGTAAGCCGGCACATCGACCGCTTTGACGGGGAAGGTTTCCGCCAGCTTGCCGCTGGGGTTCAGCTTGCCAAACAGCACGTCGGCAACAGCGCCGGCTCCGGCCTGGCCCATCATCCACGCCTCGAGCACGGCGGGTACATCGTCGATCCATTCGCTCATGGCCACCGGTGCACCGTTGTTCAATATGACGACAGTGTTGGGCTGCGCCTCCGCGACCGCTTTGATCAACGCCAACTGTGGGGCAGACAGATCGAGTCCCGTTCGATCGTAACCCTCGGACTCCTTGTTGAGAGGTGGTGCAATAAAGAGCAATGCCACGTCTGCGGATTGGGCCAACTCTACAGCTTGATCAACCAAAATTTTGCGGAAGTCTTCATCGGCGGCGTAGCCTTCAGCATAACTCAACTCCGCTTCACCGGCTTGTTCCTGTAGTTCCTTGAACGGAATGTCCACCTGCGTGGGGTTGATGTGCGAGCTGCCGCCTCCCTGGAAGTACGGCGCCTCGGCCGATCGTCCGATTACGGCGATATGCTGCCGCCCTTTCAACGGCAGGATGCCCTCGTTCTTAAGCAAGACGATGCCATCGCCGGCAATTTTGCGTGCCAGGGCATGGTGCACTTCCGCATCGAATTTGCCCCTTTTGGGTGTTTTCTGCGCCTTGAAAACGACCTTGAGGATGCGCTCCACCGACTCGTCCAGCGTGTCTTCGTCCAAATCGCCCGAACGGACGGCCTCAACGACGGCTTGAACGCGGCTGTCTTGTGGACCAGGCATTTCCAGATCAAGGCCACCACGGAGTGCGACGACGCGATCGTGAACGGCGCCCCAATCGGAAACAACCAATCCTTCAAACCCCCATTCATTTTTAAGGATGTCTACCAACAATCTGTGGTTTTCAGAACAGTAGGTGCCGTTGAGTTTGTTATAAGCGCACATCACCGTCCAAGGCCGGGCTTTCTTTACGACGGTCTCGAACGCCGGCAAATAAATCTCGTACAACGTGCGATCATCGATTTCAGCGCTGATACTCAATCGCTGGAACTCCTGATTGTTCGCAGTAAAATGTTTGACCGAGGTGCCCACACCTTTCCCCTGTATCCCAGCGACCAGGCCGGCCGCCAATTCTCCGGCAAGGAAAGGATCTTCGGAGAGATATTCAAAGTTCCGACCACACAGCGGGGAACGTTTCATGTTCACACCGGGACCGAGAATGACATCAACGTTCAAGGCGATACACTCTTCAGCCATGGCCTCGCCCATCTTGCGGAGTAGATCGATATCCCAGGTTGAAGCCAGGCAGGAGGCCGTGGGGAAGCAGGTGGCCGGCAGGCTCGACAATATCAGCGATTTACCATCGGGCACCCTGCGTACGCCGTGCGGGCCATCTGACATGGTTATTGCAGGAAGGCCCAGCCGTTCGATTTGCACGGTCGTCCACGTGCTGGCTCCAGTGCAGATTGCGGCCTTTTCT from Anaerolineales bacterium harbors:
- a CDS encoding glycoside hydrolase family 3 C-terminal domain-containing protein, which translates into the protein MSQAQTVIKQMTLEEKAAICTGASTWTTVQIERLGLPAITMSDGPHGVRRVPDGKSLILSSLPATCFPTASCLASTWDIDLLRKMGEAMAEECIALNVDVILGPGVNMKRSPLCGRNFEYLSEDPFLAGELAAGLVAGIQGKGVGTSVKHFTANNQEFQRLSISAEIDDRTLYEIYLPAFETVVKKARPWTVMCAYNKLNGTYCSENHRLLVDILKNEWGFEGLVVSDWGAVHDRVVALRGGLDLEMPGPQDSRVQAVVEAVRSGDLDEDTLDESVERILKVVFKAQKTPKRGKFDAEVHHALARKIAGDGIVLLKNEGILPLKGRQHIAVIGRSAEAPYFQGGGSSHINPTQVDIPFKELQEQAGEAELSYAEGYAADEDFRKILVDQAVELAQSADVALLFIAPPLNKESEGYDRTGLDLSAPQLALIKAVAEAQPNTVVILNNGAPVAMSEWIDDVPAVLEAWMMGQAGAGAVADVLFGKLNPSGKLAETFPVKAVDVPAYINWPGGAGEVRYGEGIFIGYRYYDAKEMPVLFPFGHGLSYTSFAYDNPRVSASSIKDVDGLTVSVDVTNTGGMAGKEIVQVYVRDHESELMRPEKELKGFAKVALEPGETKSISIDLDFRSFAYYHPRYRQWITEDGDFDILIGASAADIRCSLTVTLESTLELPCLIDRESTIREWLADPRSSVVLMPIYEQIQARSRELFGTGDDEDASMDLMAMLGDMPLVSVLRFQQRALTMPADEMVDGLLMQLHGKGQ